The DNA sequence GACGCTATGAGCCCTGCCACAACAAACAAACCGATAACTAGGCACGCCACGAATTTACTGATTTTACTTATTGATCTATGTTCCAACTATAATCCCTCATTATACTATGCCCTTTGATTTGTAAACCCGCAAAGCCGTGCCAATATTAAAAGCTACGCTAATAATTGTAACAGGACTGTGCTCTGAAACAGCACATCAAAGTGAATACCTTGAGCCATTCGACGAGAAGTTTTTCGGGCAGATTCGCTCCGAACGTCGGCTTCGAATGGAAGGTTTGTGCCCGTATCGATTATGTTCACTGTTGGAGATTTGCAACTCTAGTTCGATTCACATACTAATTGTGCGTAATTCGTCAGATGGAAATGACTCCCCGGTTTCAGATTAGGCCGATCGGGAAAGGCTGCCATGAACATGTGTTTTATATGGCATTCATCTCTACAATCCTAAGCGCAGGAACATGTGTGTGCCTATGATTGAAAAAAATTTCGCTGTAAAGTGTGCCGCGTTTGCCTCGCTTGCCGTAATGCTCATTTCACTCTCCGTATTCCCCTCTCTGCCGCTTCAAAATCAGATCGCTGCCCCGGGTTTTTCGAGTAGCAGCGCTGTCTATACTGGCTCAACTTCCCTGAAAGCTCGGCCGTCATCAACTGCAACGCTCGATTACAATCCACTTCTGGCCATTCAATATGCGCAACTGATACACTCGAAATACTATCACACGGCATACTATCCGGCGGGCATAAATGAAAGCATACTTCAAAAAAACCTCGATCACTTCGGTTCCGAGGATTGTGCACATTTCGTATCGGAGGCATTAATTGCCGGCGGGCTAAGTGTTCTGGCAAGTAATCCACCTGGCGATAATCTAACTGGCTTCGACAATGGCGCATTTGTTGGCAGTTATGGCATAGTGGGTGTTTACAGGCTTGCCGATTATCTCGCTGGTTACGATCTTCCGGTATTTCCCGCAAACCGTACCACTGAAACAACGATTGGGTACCAGCCCATACCAGCGTCATATGCGGGTTCACCACACGCTTCTGTATATTATGTTCTCAATGAATCAGTACTTCCATCGTATGTACTCTCCCCTGGCGATGTGATCGTCGACGGCGGCGCAGGAAACGGTCATGCAATGCTCTACACAGGGAACGGAAAGGTGATTCAGACTGATCCGGCAGGTGAGTGGATCTATGCGCCTGGCGTAGACTTTAACATAAGTTTTTACAGCCTCCTTACACTCAACGGCAAAAATGTTTCAGCGCTCTACATACACATGCCTACCTTCTCAGGCACCAGATCTGTGAACATCACCGCTCTTGTCGGCGGTGATCCGCTTAACGCCACTTCTGCCCGTGTTTCGCGCGGCAGTGCTGTAACCCTTATCGCTTCATTTCCGGATGGTGTCGGATACGGCAACTACACATACAACTGGTATGTCAACGGCCATCGTGTTTCTTCAGATCAGAGCTTTGTATTTCATCCGGCTACGGGGGAAAACAATATCACTGTTGTTTCTGCCGGCAGTTACGGTAACGCGACGAGCAGTTACTCCATTTTCGTTCCTCCACATGCCGGTGGAAATGATTCATCTCCATTACTCCTTCTGGTTTCGTCCGTAGCCGTTGTTGCTTGCGTTGCGGTCATATTTGTCATACACAGGAAACGAAAGTGAAAGAGCCGGCAGCTTCTCCTCCGCCTGTTGGCGAGTTATCATTGCAGGAAGGAGGACATCCCATTTTGTTGTGAGAAGATGATGTTGTGAAGATGAGAGCGAGCGATAAATTCGCTGCGAGAGCAGAATTTCTTCATGGCAGCAGGGCAGAGCATACCGGAGTTCACGCCCGTGGACACTGGACCTCCCCCTGAAAGCAGTTGCATGCGAGTCCGGTCAGGGAAACAGTAGCTGCCAGAGAAAACGATGACAGCAACATCTGTTCATCAGGAAGCCACCGTATTTATACGCGTGGAAGATGTCACTCGCCGCATGCGCAGGCTTGAACTGGACGGCGTGAAGGTCGAAGTGTTCGATACCGTGCCGGAATTGATCGCGAGGGCGGCAAGCCGCCTCTTCGATGTACTGAGAACAGACCCGGAGGCAGTCATAGGCCTTGCTACTGGCAACACGTTCATACCGTTCTATGATTTTGTTGCAGCCAATTACAGGAGGGCAGGCATCAGCTTCGAGCAGACTGTCGTTTTCAACCTGGACGAATATCTAGGCATACCGCAGGACAGCGAAGGTTCCTACCACACCTACATGGACAGGAATTTCTTTTCAAAAATAGACATCAGGCGCGAGAACGTGCACATCCCGGACAGCAATCCTGCGGATCCGGAAGCCGAGGCGGAAAATTACGAACGACTCATTGCCCGCGCCGGCGGTATCGATATGCAGTTTCTCGGACTGGGCAGGAACGGCCACATAGGTTTCAACGAGCCGGGAACATCGTTCGACAGCAGGACGCATGTGACAGAACTGTCCGCATCCACAATGGTTGCCAACGCGGCCGTATTTGGAAACG is a window from the Candidatus Sysuiplasma acidicola genome containing:
- a CDS encoding glucosamine-6-phosphate deaminase, which produces MRRLELDGVKVEVFDTVPELIARAASRLFDVLRTDPEAVIGLATGNTFIPFYDFVAANYRRAGISFEQTVVFNLDEYLGIPQDSEGSYHTYMDRNFFSKIDIRRENVHIPDSNPADPEAEAENYERLIARAGGIDMQFLGLGRNGHIGFNEPGTSFDSRTHVTELSASTMVANAAVFGNEKNMPRRAITMGVKTILDARRITLLAYGEEKSSAISETFTGGRMTEDVPSTALKLHRNATVLLDRQAAKSIL